One region of Drosophila subobscura isolate 14011-0131.10 chromosome J, UCBerk_Dsub_1.0, whole genome shotgun sequence genomic DNA includes:
- the LOC117895033 gene encoding phosphatidylinositol 4-phosphate 3-kinase C2 domain-containing subunit alpha isoform X1, translating to MSNQGQTDYDKQFQDDLAKATALSLEQQALDDYRRNKKYGYHSGVPSAVAARDYYAQQRSQSVNQRRHSEVHRTTAAASNVERSRTPPAQVSDSDLICFASPTSKQPESGTTFERLIEDLQRMQPPNPHSQALVPVGQAAAAVPPQYGYPHHQPLPPQHQAQAQPPPYGIVGTAGGMQLVPYQNASQAQQRPLSNEELQRLYSMPNQVAVQPVQAVPTAYLYYPGAVVAPYTAPIVPGSAAFMPPQYPQTHGFGFGPVYPGASTHMDLGRPQSTPVPGAASISSHHPSSSPVTVEANGVKPRRQVPLGASSSNNLSGSSNGPQQPPKRTGNDLIDLNQEDYSRVSVLEAFDPLLNENTGNDSASDSTSYYAEYDPFDFLYSGDGGTQYSDPMYEAVNRWDKSAATASPNVSLIGWRQDYLQQPSPSTSSACQVEPPVEERLRLSENGSGSVSPPPPLPPRNQQLYESAQVQAATKPPHYQPTTLTDSYTSSIPARVVLDRRKTCTRLYELISDQRTDDPELLEFYHMVKQLRSRYPHDDAPTNVGHVVAAEFNYHYMMDTSIKVIVHPALNTLQQHALSNSALGEQIKGYGTPVTFTCDIDSVVAQVVAQALASLEGQVKGSVTDYVVKPIGLLEWLAPTSRLSQLESVHNSFQLEKDVHLGLCLSTASNMQAIARSERDDVNDTDLQPEQLFPNEVVPIVTYDNMMILIETLEMEIDKLESAADSPAPASGRSVVSCSGVVQAVKAICALLGSIDTLEIARCVADLKRVCEEAQTKYAAGSGASNPEIVSDYGDYAQVTMRPRSLLEQIKVKCNSLRDAVQELVELYANVFRVAFSVKSLDYATTPIPISCVSKPIVVSINCLHRPPPNWKYEDYSLCVQLVYGTRLLSKPNVLSCSNDTSGGLFPRLNFSAWLTFEQHPICTLPREARLTFVLYGKQAANENEPNSEPNGERRQVTTELGWCSIQLFDFKRAMICGPYLLSVWPPTTDKMLGPAPARGCHPHPDFCPVLSIEVPPYGGRIEFPEHQEVPKPAPHYDFASLDANLQEELLDTAELGYTGATDRREVFWEKRLYLQNYPNALPKVLHAAHSWDYANLIDLHALLHSWSPLSPLQALELLLPRYPDAKVREKAVEWISKMPNDQLVDFLPQLVQSLKHDTYEGSAMARFLLAKCLESPRFAHHMYWLLVHSLPDDPHNSIGAAMVDQEYDECQITQARYYRRSKMMLRALMAICGEKMLQRFMYQHRMCQKLTTIAESVKESKESMRQKSLAAGMDEVHQDLLEKPTCLPLGPELEVTGVSVRNCSYFNSNTLPLKITFVGPDAESLPAIFKCGDDLQQDQLTIQLIRIMNKMWLAERLDLKMVTFNCVPTGYKSGMIELVSEAETLRKIQVECGLTGSFKDRPIAEWLGKQNPSPLEYQSAVRNFTLSCAGYSVATYVLGICDRHNDNIMLKTSGHLFHIDFGKFLGDAQMFGNFKRDRTPFVLTSDMAYVINGGDKPSTDFHYFVDLCCRAFNIVRKNADLLLHTLAHMATAGMPGVNSNAVTYVRRALLPTQSNPEAAATFAKMIQSSLKSWFTQFNFFLHNLAQMRFTADEGTGELLSFVPRKYTMQQDGRLKIVKVVRFQKHYSMEKFYMYILQVTRHGQPDPTHLFRSYREFTEFHQKLCMHFPLVKLHSLPAGVHVGRSNIKSVAEKRLPLIQNFLKSLFDAAEEIAHSDLVYTFFHPLLRDQQEAKLEMPKMKEDKRKPSRDNPNEIGQIRLSLQYSRGVLTVMIHHAKGLPMLQGGQEPNTYVKCYLKPDPKKETKRKTKVVRKTCVPSFMETLEYRMPLNIIQERRLQVTIWTHDTLQENELLGGFELDLSKHDLRQELCDWHRLGSVPRNG from the exons ATGTCAAACCAGGGCCAAACCGACTATGACAAACAATTCCAGGATGACTTGGCCAAGGCGACAGCACTGAGCTTGGAGCAGCAGGCCCTCGACGACTACAGGCGTAATAAGAAGTACGGCTACCATTCGGGTGTACCCAGCGCCGTAGCTGCGCGGGATTACTATGCCCAGCAGCGTAGTCAGAGCGTCAACCAGCGCCGACACTCGGAGGTGCACAGGACGACAGCTGCGGCCAGCAATGTGGAACGTTCACGCACTCCGCCGGCCCAGGTGTCCGACAGCGACCTCATCTGCTTTGCTAGTCCCACCAGCAAGCAGCCGGAGAGCGGCACCACCTTCGAGAGGCTGATCGAGGATCTGCAGCGGATGCAGCCACCAAATCCGCACTCGCAGGCGCTGGTGCCAGTGggacaggcagctgctgcagtgcccCCGCAATATGGCTATCCGCATcaccagccgctgccgccgcagcatcAGGCTCAGGCCCAACCGCCGCCGTATGGAATCGTGGGCACAGCTGGCGGCATGCAGCTGGTGCCGTATCAGAACGCGTCTCAGGCACAACAGCGGCCACTGAgcaacgaggagctgcagcggctCTACAGCATGCCCAACCAGGTGGCCGTGCAGCCGGTGCAGGCGGTGCCCACCGCTTACCTCTACTACCCCGGAGCAGTGGTAGCGCCCTACACGGCTCCCATTGTGCCTGGCTCGGCTGCCTTTATGCCGCCGCAGTATCCACAGACGCATGGCTTCGGTTTTGGGCCTGTGTACCCGGGAGCGAGCACCCACATGGATTTGGGGCGTCCGCAGTCTACGCCAGTaccaggagcagccagcatTAGCAGCCACCATCCGTCCAGTAGTCCTGTCACTGTCGAGGCCAATGGCGTGAAGCCACGACGTCAAGTGCCTTtgggcgccagcagcagcaacaacctcaGCGGCAGCTCCAATGGTCCACAGCAGCCACCCAAACGCACTGGTAACGATTTGATAGACCTCAACCAAGAGGACTA ctcaCGTGTGAGTGTACTGGAGGCATTCGATCCGCTGCTAAATGAGAACACTG GAAACGACAGTGCCTCGGACAGCACCTCCTACTATGCGGAGTACGATCCATTCGACTTCCTGTACAGCGGCGATGGCGGCACCCAGTACTCGGATCCCATGTACGAGGCGGTCAACAGGTGGGACAAGAGCGCCGCCACAGCCAGTCCGAATGTTAGCCTCATTGGCTGGCGGCAAGATTATCTGCAACAGCCCTCGCCCTCGACCTCGTCGGCGTGTCAGGTGGAGCCACCCGTGGAGGAGCGTCTGCGTCTGTCCGAAAATGGATCGGGCAGTGTGTcgccgcctccgccactgccgccgcgcAACCAGCAGCTGTACGAGTCGGCCCAGGTCCAGGCAGCGACCAAGCCGCCACACTATCAGCCCACGACCCTGACAGACAGCTACACATCCAGCATCCCAGCCCGCGTGGTGCTCGATCGACGGAAAACATGCACGCGGCTCTACGAGCTGATCAGCGACCAGCGCACGGACGATCCCGAGCTGCTGGAGTTCTATCACATGGTGAAGCAGCTGCGTTCGCGCTACCCACACGACGATGCGCCCACCAATGTGGGGCATGTGGTGGCGGCAGAGTTCAACTATCACTACATGATGGACACCAGCATCAAGGTGATTGTGCACCCCGCACTCAacacactgcagcagcatgcgCTGTCCAATTCGGCACTCGGGGAGCAGATCAAGGGCTATGGCACACCGGTTACGTTTACCTGCGACA TTGACTCTGTGGTGGCGCAGGTTGTGGCCCAGGCGCTGGCCTCGCTGGAGGGTCAGGTGAAGGGCAGCGTGACCGACTATGTCGTCAAG CCCATTGGTCTGCTGGAGTGGCTGGCACCCACCTCGAGGCTGAGCCAACTGGAGAGTGTTCACAATAGCTTTCAGCTGGAGAAGGATGTCCATCTGGGTCTCTGCCTGAGCACGGCCTCCAACATGCAGGCCATCGCGCGTTCCGAGCGGGACGATGTGAACGATACGGACCTGCAGCCAGAGCAACTATTTCCCAACGAGGTGGTGCCCATTGTCACCTACGACAACATGATGATACTCATCGAGACGCTCGAAATGGAGATTGATAAGCTGGAGTCGGCCGCTGACTCTCCCGCGCCAGCCTCTGGCCGTAGCGTTGTCAGCTGCTCGGGCGTGGTGCAGGCGGTGAAGGCCATTTGCGCGCTGCTCGGATCCATCGACACGCTGGAAATAGCGCGTTGTGTGGCCGATTTGAAGCGTGTTTGCGAGGAGGCCCAGACCAAGTATGCGGCAGGTTCGGGGGCCAGCAATCCGGAGATTGTCAGCGACTACGGCGACTATGCGCAGGTCACAATGCGGCCGCGTTCGCTGCTCGAACAGATCAAAGTCAAGTGCAACAGTCTGCGCGATGCTGTGCAGGAGCTGGTCGAGCTCTATGCGAATGTCTTTCGTGTGGCGTTCTCTGTCAAGTCGCTGGATTATGCCACAA cacccattcccatttcgtGCGTGTCCAAGCCCATTGTGGTGAGCATCAACTGTCTGCACAGGCCGCCACCCAACTGGAAGTACGAGGATTACTCGCTGTGCGTGCAGCTGGTCTACGGAACGCGTTTGCTGTCGAAACCGAACGTTCTGAGCTGCTCGAATGACACCAGCGGCGGGCTGTTTCCGCGTCTCAACTTTAGCGCCTGGCTGACCTTCGAACAGCATCCCATATGCACGCTGCCGCGCGAGGCACGCCTCACGTTTGTCCTCTATGGCAAGCAGGCGGCCAACGAGAATGAGCCCAACTCGGAGCCCAATGGCGAGCGGCGGCAGGTGACCACCGAGCTGGGTTGGTGTTCCATTCAGTTGTTCGACTTCAAGCGGGCAATGATTTGCGGCCCCTATCTGCTGTCCGTTTGGCCACCAACCACGGACAAAATGCTCGGTCCCGCACCAGCACGCGGCTGTCATCCACATCCCGACTTTTGTCCTGTGCTGAGCATCGAGGTGCCGCCCTATGGCGGACGCATCGAGTTCCCAGAGCACCAGGAAGTGCCCAAACCTGCACCACA CTACGACTTTGCCTCGTTGGATGCTAACCTGCAGGAGGAACTTTTAGACACCGCTGAGCTGGGCTATACCGGAGCCACCGACCGACGCGAAGTGTTCTGGGAGAAGCGTTTGTATCTGCAGAACTATCCCAATGCCCTGCCCAAGGTCCTGCATGCGGCGCACAGCTGGGACTATGCGAACCTCATTGATTTGCACGCCCTGCTGCACTCTTGGTCGCCGCTGTCGCCGCTGCAGGcgctcgagctgctgctgccacgctaTCCGGATGCCAAGGTGCGCGAGAAGGCCGTCGAATGGATCTCGAAAATGCCGAACGATCAGCTGGTGGACTTTCTGCCGCAGCTGGTGCAGTCCCTGAAGCACGACACCTACGAGGGCTCGGCCATGGCACGTTTCCTGCTGGCCAAGTGCCTGGAGTCGCCGCGTTTCGCCCATCACATGTACTGGCTGCTGGTGCACAGTCTGCCGGACGATCCACACAACTCCATTGGGGCGGCCATGGTGGATCAGGAGTATGACGAGTGCCAGATAACACAGGCGCGCTACTATCGCCGCAGCAAGATGATGCTGCGCGCCCTCATGGCCATTTGTGGCGAGAAAATGCTGCAGCGTTTTATGTACCAGCATCGCATGTGTCAG AAACTAACAACAATAGCGGAGTCTGTGAAGGAGTCCAAAGAGTCGATGCGCCAGAAGAGTCTGGCTGCTGGTATGGACGAGGTGCATCAGGATCTGCTGGAGAAGCCCACCTGTCTGCCGCTGGGCCCCGAGCTGGAGGTGACGGGCGTCAGTGTGCGCAACTGCAGCTACTTCAACTCCAACACACTGCCGCTCAAGATTACATTCGTGGGACCCGATGCCGAGTCATTGCCAGCCATTTTTAAG TGTGGCGATGATTTGCAGCAGGATCAGCTCACCATACAGCTGATTCGCATCATGAACAAAATGTGGCTGGCCGAGCGACTCGATCTGAAAATGGTCACCTTCAACTGTGTGCCAACGGGCTACAAGAGCGGCATGATCGAGCTCGTCTCCGAGGCCGAAACATTGCGCAAAATCCAAGTGGAGTGCGGCCTGACGGGTTCGTTTAAGGATCGACCCATAGCCGAATGGCTGGGCAAGCAGAATCCCAGTCCGCTGGAGTATCAAAGTGCTGTGCGCAATTTCACGCTGTCCTGCGCGGGGTACAGCGTGGCCACCTATGTGCTGGGCATCTGTGACAGGCACAACGACAACATTATGCTGAAAACTTCGGGCCATCTGTTTCACATTGACTTTGGCAAATTCCTCGGCGATGCACAAATGTTTGGCAACTTCAAGAG AGATCGTACGCCCTTTGTGCTCACCTCGGACATGGCGTACGTGATAAATGGTGGGGACAAACCCTCCACTGATTTCCACTACTTCGTGGATCTCTGCTGTCGCGCTTTTAACATTGTGCGCAAGAATgcggatctgctgctgcacacgcTGGCCCACATGGCCACCGCCGGCATGCCGGGCGTGAACTCCAATGCTGTTACCTATGTGCGGCGCGCCCTGCTGCCTACACAATCGAATCCGGAGGCGGCGGCCACCTTCGCCAAGATGATTCAGTCCTCGCTGAAGAGCTGGTTCACGCAGTTCAATTTCTTTCTGCACAATCTCGCCCAGATGCGCTTCACGGCCGACGAGGGCACCGGAGAGCTGCTCTCCTTTGTGCCACGCAAATATAC CATGCAGCAGGATGGTCGCTTGAAGATTGTCAAGGTGGTGCGTTTCCAGAAGCACTACAGCATGGAGAAgttttacatgtacatactgCAAGTGACGCGACACGGACAGCCGGATCCCACTCACTTGTTCCGCTCCTATCGCGAGTTCACCGAGTTCCATCAGAAGCTGTGCATGCACTTTCCACTGGTCAAACTTCACAG TCTGCCAGCTGGCGTGCATGTGGGCCGCTCCAATATCAAGTCTGTGGCTGAGAAACGTCTGCCGCTGATACAGAACTTTCTGAAATCGCTGTTCGATGCGGCCGAGGAAATTGCACACTCCGATCTGGTGTACACCTTCTTCCATCCGCTGTTGCGCGATCAGCAGGAGGCCAAGCTGGAGATGCCCAAGATGAAGG AGGACAAGCGAAAGCCGTCGCGTGATAACCCCAATGAGATTGGTCAAATCAGACTATCGCTGCAATATAGTCGCGGCGTACTTACTGTGATG ATACACCACGCCAAAGGGCTGCCCATGCTACAGGGCGGTCAGGAGCCCAACACTTATGTGAAATGCTACCTAAAAC
- the LOC117895033 gene encoding proline-rich protein 36 isoform X3: MSNQGQTDYDKQFQDDLAKATALSLEQQALDDYRRNKKYGYHSGVPSAVAARDYYAQQRSQSVNQRRHSEVHRTTAAASNVERSRTPPAQVSDSDLICFASPTSKQPESGTTFERLIEDLQRMQPPNPHSQALVPVGQAAAAVPPQYGYPHHQPLPPQHQAQAQPPPYGIVGTAGGMQLVPYQNASQAQQRPLSNEELQRLYSMPNQVAVQPVQAVPTAYLYYPGAVVAPYTAPIVPGSAAFMPPQYPQTHGFGFGPVYPGASTHMDLGRPQSTPVPGAASISSHHPSSSPVTVEANGVKPRRQVPLGASSSNNLSGSSNGPQQPPKRTGNDLIDLNQEDYSRVSVLEAFDPLLNENTVSQK; the protein is encoded by the exons ATGTCAAACCAGGGCCAAACCGACTATGACAAACAATTCCAGGATGACTTGGCCAAGGCGACAGCACTGAGCTTGGAGCAGCAGGCCCTCGACGACTACAGGCGTAATAAGAAGTACGGCTACCATTCGGGTGTACCCAGCGCCGTAGCTGCGCGGGATTACTATGCCCAGCAGCGTAGTCAGAGCGTCAACCAGCGCCGACACTCGGAGGTGCACAGGACGACAGCTGCGGCCAGCAATGTGGAACGTTCACGCACTCCGCCGGCCCAGGTGTCCGACAGCGACCTCATCTGCTTTGCTAGTCCCACCAGCAAGCAGCCGGAGAGCGGCACCACCTTCGAGAGGCTGATCGAGGATCTGCAGCGGATGCAGCCACCAAATCCGCACTCGCAGGCGCTGGTGCCAGTGggacaggcagctgctgcagtgcccCCGCAATATGGCTATCCGCATcaccagccgctgccgccgcagcatcAGGCTCAGGCCCAACCGCCGCCGTATGGAATCGTGGGCACAGCTGGCGGCATGCAGCTGGTGCCGTATCAGAACGCGTCTCAGGCACAACAGCGGCCACTGAgcaacgaggagctgcagcggctCTACAGCATGCCCAACCAGGTGGCCGTGCAGCCGGTGCAGGCGGTGCCCACCGCTTACCTCTACTACCCCGGAGCAGTGGTAGCGCCCTACACGGCTCCCATTGTGCCTGGCTCGGCTGCCTTTATGCCGCCGCAGTATCCACAGACGCATGGCTTCGGTTTTGGGCCTGTGTACCCGGGAGCGAGCACCCACATGGATTTGGGGCGTCCGCAGTCTACGCCAGTaccaggagcagccagcatTAGCAGCCACCATCCGTCCAGTAGTCCTGTCACTGTCGAGGCCAATGGCGTGAAGCCACGACGTCAAGTGCCTTtgggcgccagcagcagcaacaacctcaGCGGCAGCTCCAATGGTCCACAGCAGCCACCCAAACGCACTGGTAACGATTTGATAGACCTCAACCAAGAGGACTA ctcaCGTGTGAGTGTACTGGAGGCATTCGATCCGCTGCTAAATGAGAACACTG TGTCGCAAAAGTAA
- the LOC117895033 gene encoding proline-rich protein 36 isoform X2 has product MSNQGQTDYDKQFQDDLAKATALSLEQQALDDYRRNKKYGYHSGVPSAVAARDYYAQQRSQSVNQRRHSEVHRTTAAASNVERSRTPPAQVSDSDLICFASPTSKQPESGTTFERLIEDLQRMQPPNPHSQALVPVGQAAAAVPPQYGYPHHQPLPPQHQAQAQPPPYGIVGTAGGMQLVPYQNASQAQQRPLSNEELQRLYSMPNQVAVQPVQAVPTAYLYYPGAVVAPYTAPIVPGSAAFMPPQYPQTHGFGFGPVYPGASTHMDLGRPQSTPVPGAASISSHHPSSSPVTVEANGVKPRRQVPLGASSSNNLSGSSNGPQQPPKRTGNDLIDLNQEDYSRVSVLEAFDPLLNENTAVSQK; this is encoded by the exons ATGTCAAACCAGGGCCAAACCGACTATGACAAACAATTCCAGGATGACTTGGCCAAGGCGACAGCACTGAGCTTGGAGCAGCAGGCCCTCGACGACTACAGGCGTAATAAGAAGTACGGCTACCATTCGGGTGTACCCAGCGCCGTAGCTGCGCGGGATTACTATGCCCAGCAGCGTAGTCAGAGCGTCAACCAGCGCCGACACTCGGAGGTGCACAGGACGACAGCTGCGGCCAGCAATGTGGAACGTTCACGCACTCCGCCGGCCCAGGTGTCCGACAGCGACCTCATCTGCTTTGCTAGTCCCACCAGCAAGCAGCCGGAGAGCGGCACCACCTTCGAGAGGCTGATCGAGGATCTGCAGCGGATGCAGCCACCAAATCCGCACTCGCAGGCGCTGGTGCCAGTGggacaggcagctgctgcagtgcccCCGCAATATGGCTATCCGCATcaccagccgctgccgccgcagcatcAGGCTCAGGCCCAACCGCCGCCGTATGGAATCGTGGGCACAGCTGGCGGCATGCAGCTGGTGCCGTATCAGAACGCGTCTCAGGCACAACAGCGGCCACTGAgcaacgaggagctgcagcggctCTACAGCATGCCCAACCAGGTGGCCGTGCAGCCGGTGCAGGCGGTGCCCACCGCTTACCTCTACTACCCCGGAGCAGTGGTAGCGCCCTACACGGCTCCCATTGTGCCTGGCTCGGCTGCCTTTATGCCGCCGCAGTATCCACAGACGCATGGCTTCGGTTTTGGGCCTGTGTACCCGGGAGCGAGCACCCACATGGATTTGGGGCGTCCGCAGTCTACGCCAGTaccaggagcagccagcatTAGCAGCCACCATCCGTCCAGTAGTCCTGTCACTGTCGAGGCCAATGGCGTGAAGCCACGACGTCAAGTGCCTTtgggcgccagcagcagcaacaacctcaGCGGCAGCTCCAATGGTCCACAGCAGCCACCCAAACGCACTGGTAACGATTTGATAGACCTCAACCAAGAGGACTA ctcaCGTGTGAGTGTACTGGAGGCATTCGATCCGCTGCTAAATGAGAACACTG CAGTGTCGCAAAAGTAA
- the LOC117895037 gene encoding uncharacterized protein LOC117895037: MAQLENVGQGQHAVIGPLLASAMLLVGLLFALLGIKLWGFRRRLTFDRSGGSTRSSGTQPQQPPPRYAAQESQVNGTDNAVHGVFRQRNLEEFESSWPSTTASAGNSYLTGSVPNLRMYSPAPVTPQERSLGAASEVSHRAPPQAQRRHRREVISAHSDSYAAPPTRTPPPPPTRMPPAPPTQTLPAASEGLPARDLSVAVVPEPPSELGMPNFDHFAEKYALISVQPTPEAAKTTQLRSKDSGRYVKFDPVDDVPELLTPDDDPGGNSSLSVTAVVHRGAPSNDEQESEVASSSQGAGEQSADSAFVVAVLAGSPEATTPPQAPLSRNLFDDLELPNGEQDPEFVRIRSSFVMNEADILDLDPRQLPAAGSPPGFGKSIDEDWENWENLDAVAAMPEPNWALHPSALEQVPPVETTLSEATLELDNVEQLPPVETTLSEATLSLNNVEQVEGLFHELELMEPATERQPESPPALPPPYDPGTLLLPDYESLMQLESTRGSQTLPKYNEVVSHDRFVSSIEDLYAELEPNGASGTNVAAAPTNGIDNFEDLCQELAVEEAPRAVPQPAPRSTKTSTLNVRGDAAPLACYQPEELPGSSSSEGETPKPAQRNPRALKVRFDVDNLQYYQSAELVTSSSAESEEDNPPPPPPRPTLRSTIFEPESGQSTVPSLFGAQVTQSDSSDDDDAFSRAISQHRTMTAALRTMHNDTDA, encoded by the exons ATGGCTCAGCTCGAGAATGTGGGCCAAG GTCAGCATGCCGTTATCGGGCCACTGCTCGCCTCCGCCATGCTGCTTGTGGGCCTGCTCTTCGCGCTGCTCGGCATTAAGCTGTGGGGCTTTCGGCGTCGCCTGACCTTCGATCGCAGCGGCGGCTCAACCAGATCATCAGggacacagccacaacagccgcCGCCACGATATGCAGCCCAGGAGTCACAG GTAAACGGCACAGACAATGCAGTCCACGGTGTGTTCCGGCAGCGCAATCTCGAGGAATTCGAAAGCTCATGGCCTTCAACGACTGCCTCAGCGG GCAACAGCTACCTGACGGGCAGTGTGCCAAACCTTCGCATGTACTCCCCAGCTCCAGTCACGCCCCAGGAGCGCAGCTTGGGAGCGGCCAGCGAGGTGTCGCATCGAGCACCACCACAAGCGCAGCGCCGTCACCGCAGGGAGGTGATCAGCGCCCACTCTGATAGCTATGCAGCGCCACCCACTCGcacgccaccgcctccacccaCTCGCATGCCTCCCGCTCCACCCACACAGacgctgccagctgccagcgaAGGGTTGCCAGCGAGAGATCTTTCAGTCGCTGTGGTTCCTGAGCCGCCCAGCGAACTGGGAATGCCCAACTTTGATCACTTTGCGGAAAAGTACGCACTCATAAGCGTGCAGCCAACGCCAGAAGCCGCCAAGACAACGCAGCTGAGGAGCAAGGACAGTGGGCGTTATGTCAAGTTCGATCCCGTCGATGATGTGCCAGAGCTGCTGACACCCGACGATGACCCAGGCGGcaactcctctctctctgtgacgGCTGTGGTGCATCGCGGTGCTCCATCCAACGATGAGCAGGAGTCAGAAGTGGCTTCCAGTAGTCAGGGAGCCGGGGAACAGTCCGCGGACTCGGCTTTCGTTGTGGCAGTCTTAGCCGGCAGTCCGGAGGCCACAACGCCACCCCAGGCACCGCTTTCACGTAATCTTTTCGACGATTTGGAGCTGCCGAATGGCGAACAGGATCCGGAGTTTGTGCGCATTCGTTCCTCGTTTGTGATGAACGAGGCAGACATCTTGGACTTGGATCCACGGCAGCTGCCTGCGGCTGGCAGTCCGCCTGGCTTTGGCAAGAGCATCGACGAGGACTGGGAGAACTGGGAGAACCTCGACGCTGTCGCTGCAATGCCCGAGCCCAACTGGGCGCTGCATCCCAGCGCCCTGGAGCAAGTGCCGCCAGTGGAGACCACACTCAGCGAAGCCACTCTTGAGCTGGACAAcgtggagcagctgccaccAGTGGAGACTACTCTGAGTGAAGCAACTCTGTCGCTGAACAACGTCGAGCAGGTGGAGGGACTATTCCATGAGCTAGAGCTAATGGAGCCAGCTACGGAAAGGCAGCCAGAATCCCCACCAGCGCTGCCACCGCCCTACGACCCTGGCACACTCCTTCTGCCTGACTACGAGTCCCTCATGCAGCTGGAGAGCACGCGGGGCAGCCAAACCCTGCCCAAATACAATGAAGTCGTGAGCCACGATCGATTTGTGAGCAGCATAGAGGATTTGTATGCCGAACTGGAACCGAATGGAGCTTCAGGGACGAACGTTGCTGCAGCGCCAACAAATGGAATTGACAATTTCGAGGATCTGTGCCAGGAATTGGCTGTGGAGGAGGCACCACGAGCAGTTCCCCAGCCTGCTCCGCGCTCCACCAAAACCAGCACATTGAATGTACGTGGCGATGCGGCTCCCTTGGCTTGCTACCAACCCGAAGAGCTGCCCGGCTCCAGTTCCAGCGAGGGCGAGACACCGAAGCCGGCACAGCGCAATCCACGTGCGCTCAAGGTACGCTTCGATGTGGACAACTTGCAGTACTACCAGTCCGCCGAATTGGTTACATCCTCGAGTGCAGAGTCTGAGGAGGATAatcctccacctccgccacctCGACCCACGCTGCGCTCAACCATATTCGAACCGGAGTCTGGGCAGAGCACTGTGCCCAGCCTGTTCGGTGCTCAGGTAACGcagagcgacagcagcgacgacgatgacgccTTCAGCCGTGCCATCAGCCAGCATCGCACCATGACAGCAGCACTACGCACAATGCACAACGATACGGATGCCTAG